From the Telopea speciosissima isolate NSW1024214 ecotype Mountain lineage chromosome 9, Tspe_v1, whole genome shotgun sequence genome, the window TCGATAGTTCACACTCCAAGTCCCTAGGCAATGATGGAAGCCTCTtggaacacacacacacacacacactagagggagaaagaggatgagagagggagagagaacgtGGGGATTAGAGGGGCTGCAGTTATCTCTATCTAATGCAGCCTCTCTCAatctatatatagatataaagGGGGGGACCACTATGTGGCCCctttcctcaaaccctaaccctagttgggTCTTCTTGACCCACATCTGCCCCAAGTGGGCGTGGGTATGGGCCTCAGGTCCAAACCTGATTTggttacatctcccactcgcccacacagAGCGGATATACTCAATCGCTCATCTAAGTCTCTCTCCTATATGTATTCCTTCATATAGGAAATGGAGCGTGCAACCTAACGAGATAGAAGAAAGGTAGGAGTgctatatcaagcttccatctaaccaacatagcACATCACTCACAGACTATCTAGGgtaccccaaacaatccaatcACACCAGGTTCAGTACTctcgatccctcatgatgagcagtgttgaACCCAAACCATGTAATGTGCTCATGACTAAGTCAAAACACAAATACGACAAGTCACtcgggcaatgagtcacataacaagGGTATAATTCCGAATAGTTTTTCCTGAGCCCCATATGTCAATCCGACTGTTCCCAATAGCTTTCCCAATCGTGTcccgctggaccgcatcatccatggtcctaaggagCGCACCAAAGTAGCATCATTGGTTGTCCTCTTCATGACATGGTCTCAAGTAGAGGGTATCCGTAGGATCAACTCAATTTGATCCATGTGGCTCACACAATGACGAAGTAGGGATCCATTCAGTTACTCTCACAAACGGTCGTAATAAAACACATACAGTATGAAATGTATGCTATCGTGCTTCTCCCACTAAGGTGGGCATGCCACTCATAAAATATAAAAGCACATCATACGAGTCTGGGTCCAGTCGCACTGTCAAGCGCCTGACCTGAGTCTTTTATTCCAGTCACATCCACGGTGCCTCCCAAAAGTCTCACATTCGACTATAAGCAGGCTACACTGAGATGTGGAAACTCTGTGTTCGACCATATaatctcatcttagctctaactaaggcgccaCTTAGCATAAAAGTTGTCTGTTCATCTTGCTCGCTATCTCTAAGCACCAAAGTGAATTTGGCTCATCTTGCTCGATATCTCAAGCGCCAAGGTGAATCACCCGTGTGATTGGATCGATTCAAGCCTGGTGACATATTTATTAAATGGATGTGTACACAATCAATTACTCAAAGCATAACATGAAGGAAAAATAAGCaagtaatttattttattaatgtccAAATAAAGTGTCCATACAAATAGCAATAACCCAAATACGGcggagtcccaagttcctaatgTGAACAAGGAAGACGTCCCTAGCAATAGGCTTGGTAAGAGGATCAGCCACCATGTTGCTAGTAGAGATATGCTTTAGGACCACCTCACATTGAGAAACCATGTCCCGAATGTAGTGATAAcggatatcaatatgtttggccTTCCCATGATATTTGGGGTCTTTAGCATATGCCAAGGCAGCTGTATTGTCACTGTGTATAACTACAGCTTCATCTAAATGCGCTGAAACACTTAGGCACCtcaagaacctcctgagccaaacggcctcctGAACTGCTGCCGAACAAGCAATGTACTCTGACTCCATCGTAGACAAGGTAATATAGGTCTGCTTCTTGCTGCACCAAGATACAGGTCCCCCACCAAGGACAAATGCATATCCTGAAGTGGATTTGCGCTCGTCTTTATCACTTACCCAATCTGCGTCGATGTAGCCTCTCAGTTTTAAATCCGAGCCACTATAGCTGAGGACGAAGTCAGCGGTACCACGTAGGTACCTAAAGATTTGTTTCACTGCCTGCCAATGACCTGGACCAGGGTTACTCTGATAGCGACTAACCATACCAACTGCAAAGCATATGTCCGGACGCGTGCACATCATTGCGTACATCAGACTATCCACTACAGCTGTATAGGGTACGTTGGACATTTGATTCTTCTCTTGATCAGTTTTTGGACACTGATCAGTGCTCAAGACACAAGCCTTGTCCATGGGAGTTTCAACAGGCTTTGAGTTATGCATGTGGAACCGTTCAAGGATTTTCTTGAtataagtctcttgagacaaaccgAGAAAGTTCCTAGATCGGTCTCTCACAATTTTAATTCCCAACACAAATTTGgcttcacccatgtccttcatctcaaatgtggaggacaaccactctttagtggtgACAATCATCCCAAGGTCATTCCCAACCAAtagtatgtcatctacatacaaaGAAAGAATGAGAAAGTTCTTCTTGGATCGTTTgacatacacacagtggtcttcttcaatcatctcaaacccaaaagatGTAACGGCGTGATGAAATCTGAAGTACCACTGCCTAGATGATTGCTTGagtccataaatggatctcTTTAAGCGGTAGACTTTGCACTCTTGACTTTTGACTTCAAAACCCTCTGGTTGAGTTATAAAGATCTCTTCATCTAGTTCTCCAGTGAGAAATGCAGTTTTAACATTCATTTGGAAGAGTTCCAAATTCATTTTAgtgacaatggctagaatgaggcgaaTAGAGGCAATTCTCACCCCAAGGGAGAAAGTCTCTTCATAGTCAATACCCTCCTTTGGGTATAACCTTTTGCCACAAGGCATGCCTTATACTTATCGATTGAACCATCCGCTTTGTGCTTACTTTTTAAGACCCATTTGTTTCCAATGGCCTTACGCCCTGGCGGAAGATCAACCAACTCCCATACTTGGTTCTGGCTCATAGAGGTCAACTCTTCCTCTACTGCAGCTAGCCGTAAATCCTTGGCAGATGAGGAGAGCGCTTCTCATATAGTAGGCTCATCCTTATCATTTGGTGCACCAATGGCAACGTTCCCCTCAATCAGGTGACGATGATGAGGTACGTGTTGATGTGCACTCTTGCGCATAAGGGATTCCTGATCATCTAGTGGTACACTCCCACTAGGCTGATGATCAATCTCACTATCTGTAGCGATTACAAGATGAGTAGGTGAGATGCTAATATCGTCCTCTAACTCAAAGAGGTCGAGATCCCTACTCGCATCACTAATACTAGGAAAATCTGTCTCAATGAAGTTAACATCGCGAGACTCTACCTCGGTCAGTCCTCCATCAGGGTGCTCACCGTACATCACGTAGCCCTTTGAGCTGTcaaaatatcttataaagatgtGTTTCCTAGCTTCCCAAACTTGTGGGAGGTGTTATGAACATAACCAGCACTTCCCCAAGGTCGCATATGCTCTAGagtgggctttgcgcctttccacaGTTCATAGGGGGTGGAAGAAACTGACTGTGAAGGCACCTTGTTAAGGATGTAGGCTGCAGTCAAAAGAGCGTCCCCCCAAAAgaatattgggaggttggcctgcgcCATCATCGACTTAACCATGTCTAAGAGGgtcctatttctcctttccgctacaccattttgctgcagaGTGTGAGGAATAGTCAATTGCCTGCATATCCCCTTTTCCTCACACAATTCCTTAAACTGATCAGAGAGATACTCACGTCCCCGGTCAGTGCGTAGAGCCTTTAAACTCTTGCTTaactgattctcaacctctgctacgaAGCGCTTGAAGCAATCTAATGCTTCGTAGCGGTGAGCGATCAAATACACAACCGTATTCCGAATAATCATCAATGAATGTGAGAAAATATGAGGTGCCATGGCGTGCCTTTACATTCATAGGTCCGCACATGTTTGAGTGGACTAGCTCTAAGGGACAAGTCGCAGAACTGCCTTACCAAAAGGCTTCCGATGAGCTTTACCTGCTAGACAAGACTCACAAGTTGGTAAGGTGACTTTAGCGAGTGGTCCTAATaggccttctcgagctagcCTGGTCATCCTATCCCTCCCTAtctgtcctagtctagcattccAAGTAGGGGATTCAGAACACACATTCACATCAATCACAAAGACAGAATTAGAAGGTGAAGAATCAATAagatctaatttaataaaaccatcaTAAATCAAATCATGCCCAATAACGCCATTATCCAGAATAAAAGTAAAACCCTCTGCATCAATGGTAAATGAATATTCTAAAGTTAACATAGCTAtaactgaaagtagattatgaTGGATGCTAGGTGCATAAAACACATCATGGAGTAGGATGGTGTGCCCAGTGCGCAGTTGGAGTTGATAGACTCCAACACCTTTAACGTCCTCGCTTGTTCCATTCCCCATAAAGATGCTCTGCAAACCAGTCGGAGTCCTTCTATAATCTACAAACCCTGCTCGATCTCTGGCTATGTGTCTTGTCGCTCCTATATCCACAATCTAATCAGACTGTGTGTTAGCAACAAAGACATGTGTACACACAAAGGTACGTAGAGAGCTAGGATGATATGGTACCTTCTTCGGCTCCGTGCAGTCACGAGCGAAGTATCCCTTTTTCTGGCAATTATAGCAAGTCATCTTATTGATATCCCTTTTGCCACTACGTTTACCCCTTTACGCTTGGTGACCTTTCCTTCCTTTGACGCATCGTTCTTAGCCCCACCCTGACCTCCTAGTTTTCATTATCTAGTGCGCTTCTTGTTATTACGCTTGCCACCTTGGGTGACTAGGGCAGTAGCACGGTTTGCCTCTTGGCGCTCCGCTTTAAGTTCCACTTGTTGAGCAATATCAGAAAAGTTCTTGATATTGTCATTATGTGTAAGAACAATTTTCATCTGGTTCCAGGAGTCTGAGAGTGTTCGAATAACGGCTTGAACTTGCTACTCATCTGTTAGGGTATTCCCAGCTTCTTTCAGTTTCCTGATCATTTCTTTGACCACCCTAAGGTGTTTAGTAATGGTGTGCTTGGGATCCTTCCTagacatttcaaatttcaaggtGAGGCCCCTCAACCTGGTGGTGGACATACCACCAAAAGGTGTTTTCAGCGCATCCCACATGGATTTCGCTGTGGTGTATGTCTCAAATTCACCAAGTAGATCGTCATGAATGATGCTCAACAAAGTGTAGTGTGTGCTACGATCCTTTTTAAACTAGGTATCATAAGCCTCAAGGTCCCTACGAGCCTGGGCCGTAGTGCCCTTAGGGGGTTTTTGCATCTCAGTGGTGATAAAGTCCAGATATTCTTGCTTATTGAGCAGGAAACAAACCTTCTTAATTAGCCCATAGGTTATAGTTGGGGTCTTCTAATTTTTCACCTTTGTTCAAGTCAGCAATCACATTTTTGGAGTCTGCCATTGTTCTACAAACAACAATAGCGTGACATTAATTACACATCCATTAACGAATTCACTCCCAAAAATCCTATCAAAATTATGGGTTCCAAGTACCACAGAGTGAGACCAAAAATTTTGCCATggctcataatcaaatctcacattaGTGGTGGTGGGACctagaattttgattgattttgagtGAATCAAACATAAAGGGAGGAATGGGCATCTCCAATCCACAAATTGCACCATACATACGTGTGCGCATGAGTCCTTCGATGGAACCCGGTTAGTATTTAAAGTGGCATGTCGAGTTAGTATAAGCATGTGATATGCAGTGCGGGGCGCTAACCCTTTACAAGGTTTCTCAAAATTATAATTACATTGTCCCAAAAATTACAACTTGCAAATCCTACTACATCAATCTACTGAGTAGGGAGCGTTACACTTTACATCACACACCAATACTACCTCTAACGCACATACATAGTAACATGTCCACTTATATAAAATACCAATCATGACCTCCAACCCAAAACATGCATAATCATACATAGTCCGATGGGTGGAGGTCGACCACgcatcccaaaaaaaatggagCGGGTCATGAGTCAATAACCGCCATGGGAGGGTAAAATTGCCAATTCATAAATTGGGCTTAACTGAtttaaagcaaaataaaaaaatgtgcaaTATACACTCAAGCATGCAAAAAACACATTAAAGCATTTACATAAGAAATAATACTAATTAAACAAGTCATTATCAACTATTTCTGAACTTATAAGCAAACAGGCCCTTATGGCCTGGGTTCCAGAAACAACATGCAAtaaccataaaaaaaagaatatataaacAAAAATGTTAACAAATAgcattcccaaaaaaaataaaaaaaataaacaaaagaagttCAAAACACTACGGTTTACCAAAACCGTTTTAATTTCagcctcttttatttttttttttaaaagatggTGCAACACATGGGTTGAGGGAAACTTAAAAAAGGAGTCCAATCCCCTCTTCCTTCCCCAACCCACTAACTACTCCATGAAAAACGTAGAACCAGCACCATTATCGCCATGGTTGCCGCGGCAGTGGCTGGCAGACTCGCTGCCTCAGCCTGCAGCGACTGTGGTCACTGCCAATTTCAGCGGGTTCCGGCCACTGTCCGGTATGCCTTGGCTAttaatcctctttttttttattattttgcagcAGCTGCAGCAGCGACAGAGCCACGTACTCTGGCCAACGATGGTCTTGCGACTCGAGCAGCGCATGAGACCAGGATCTATGGCAACGACTAAAGGGCGTATAAGCCACATAGGCCCACAGCTTGTGGCAAGAAAGAGCAACAAGAGCCTCTGGCCGTGCACAGCAATCTGCTGCAGCCTTAAGGCCGTGCATGCCTCAGGCCATGCGcaacaatttttgtttttaaatatgcagtaaacatgaataaaaaaaatatctccaAACAGACCTACTACTATTCAGTCACCCAAACTCGCAGAGATGGCCCCAAACCAGCCTGCCTTTGCTCGGTGTAGGCCACGAAGGCCATGAGAGCAGTCGCGCAGAGAGCCGCGGCCACAAAAGGTTGAAGACAATAAAAAAACAACAGCCCAAGTTTCACTGTGCGGCTTAGCCGCAGCCAAACACGATGTGACGCGGCGATTCGCGACAGTATGCGGCGCAATAAAGAACATtacaagctctgataccaatattAAATTAATATGGAAGGGATATCGATCGTTACCTTCGTAGCATGATATCCATGATGCAGCGGAAGAGGATCGGGATAACTCTTGATTGACAGCCGAACGAACAGCGTAGCGTCTCCCTCGCGGAGGTGCACTCGATAGGTAATTGATAGAAATCGATAGTTCACACTCCAAGTCCCTAGGCAATGGTGGAAGCCTCTtggaacacacacacacactgtaGGGAGAGAGCAAgacgagagagggagagagaatgtggGGATTAGAGGGGCTGCAGTTATCTCTATCTAACGCAGCCTCTCTCAatctatatatagatataaggGGGGGACCACCATGTGGCCCctttcctcaaaccctaaccctagttgggTCCTCTTGACCCACATCTGCCCCAAGTGGGCGGGGGTATGGGCCTCGGGTTCAAACCCGATTTGGTTACAATTGGTTCCAGAACTAATTCCACACCACACAACTTTTAAATGATGTACCAAATCTTTACAATAATCAACTTGATTTTCATTGCTGCAGTGCAAAATTTGTGTTGACAACAAAAATTAATCATGACTTTATTAGTGCATCTTATGAAATGGCTGGGCTTTGTGATCAGTATTTCAAATTTATCTTGATAGAATATAATTTAGATACAGGTAGGGGGGATCTGCAGGCCGGAACAAATGGGTTTCACATTAGAACATGTAGACTGAGCGGGACCATCAGTTCCAGTGTACTCCAAATGGATGTCTCCAACCTCCAAGTGCTCACATGGTGCCCCTTTGCTACATGCTATTATGACTGCAAGCTGCGAAGATGATGTACCTCTGATCTTGTTGAATTTGATGTTGCTGAGCTTAACAAGCGATGGATCCTACAAACATCAATGAGACAGgttgtttttttaaatgtttcttTCATTAAAGTTGAATTAATAATAAGCTTCATCATGATAGACAAAACTTACATCCTTATCGCATTTGAAATGTGGGCAATACTCTTGGTCCAAGATGACTGGATTGGAGACATTCTGCATGATGATATCCTCAAAGATTATATCCGAGGCGATACCGGCAGGTGAGGAAGGCCATGTCTTGATCCTTACACCATTTTGGGAGTTGATGAAGGTGCAGTTCCTCACTGAGATTCCACatacttcttcttcatctttgtaCTTGCCTAAGCTCCCCACACTAACGCCATGCCCTGGTCCACATACAACTTTGGTAACAGTTAGGTTGCGGGTACCAGGACCAATGGAGATGCAATCGTCACCGGTAGCGATCACTGTGTCGGTAATATTGATCCTCCCCGAGCTTCCCATGTGGATACCATCGGTGTTGGCACTCTCGCCGGGTGCTGATATGTTAATGTGTTGAACTGTCATGTCATAGCATGCAAAGAAGTTCATGTGGAAATTTTTGCTGTTCAGTGAGGTTATGTCTCTGATCAAAGTGTTGTTGAGGAAGTTGAATCTTAAACTCTGCAGTTAAACAATAGAAAATAAGAGCTGGTATATCTTGAGACTAACATATGGAGATAAAAGTGAAGCTTACAATGGGGAGCATTTTGCAATTAGGATTTTGGGCGCAGTTGTTGATACTCCAAGCTCTTTGTCCCTGCCCATCAAATGTTCCTTTTCCG encodes:
- the LOC122638912 gene encoding exopolygalacturonase-like; this encodes MDLKWKQCCFMCIVLAIRVTEAHIFNVKDFGGKADGKTDISKALLSAWNDACESLEPSTVLIPEGTYFLGPVILKGPCKSPSIGFQLEGVVQAPSNPSVFKTDGWIVFQYINGLTLFGKGTFDGQGQRAWSINNCAQNPNCKMLPISLRFNFLNNTLIRDITSLNSKNFHMNFFACYDMTVQHINISAPGESANTDGIHMGSSGRINITDTVIATGDDCISIGPGTRNLTVTKVVCGPGHGVSVGSLGKYKDEEEVCGISVRNCTFINSQNGVRIKTWPSSPAGIASDIIFEDIIMQNVSNPVILDQEYCPHFKCDKDDPSLVKLSNIKFNKIRGTSSSQLAVIIACSKGAPCEHLEVGDIHLEYTGTDGPAQSTCSNVKPICSGLQIPPTYSWNQMKIVLTHNDNIKNFSDIAQQVELKAERQEANRATALVTQGGKRATRHIARDRAGFVDYRRTPTGLQSIFMGNGTSEDVKGVGVYQLQLRTGHTILLHDVFYAPSIHHNLLSVIAMLTLEYSFTIDAEGFTFILDNGVIGHDLIYDGFIKLDLIDSSPSNSVFVIDVNVCSESPTWNARLGQIGRDRMTRLAREGLLGPLAKVTLPTCESCLAGKAHRKPFGKAVLRLVP